One window from the genome of Marinobacter sp. LV10R510-11A encodes:
- the pgsA gene encoding CDP-diacylglycerol--glycerol-3-phosphate 3-phosphatidyltransferase, whose product MNLPNLLTLSRIIMIPVFVVVFYLPVQWSYMASAAIFGIAAATDWLDGYLARKLDQSTPFGAFLDPVADKLMVAVALALLIQEYSALLLTIPATVIIGREIVISALREWMAEIGSRASVAVSYIGKIKTTAQMASIVGLLAFPPGQLLSEVAVGLLYIAAVLTLWSMGLYIKAAWPDLFPEED is encoded by the coding sequence ATGAATTTACCCAACCTGCTCACACTCTCCCGCATCATCATGATTCCGGTTTTTGTGGTGGTTTTTTATCTCCCGGTGCAGTGGAGTTATATGGCGAGTGCGGCAATTTTCGGCATAGCGGCCGCGACGGACTGGCTAGACGGCTATCTCGCCCGAAAGCTTGACCAGAGCACGCCATTCGGCGCTTTTCTCGACCCGGTTGCCGACAAGTTGATGGTGGCGGTCGCGCTGGCGCTGCTCATTCAAGAGTATTCCGCACTTCTGCTTACCATACCTGCAACGGTGATTATCGGTCGGGAAATTGTGATATCCGCATTGCGGGAATGGATGGCAGAAATAGGCAGCCGTGCCAGCGTTGCCGTTTCATACATCGGCAAGATTAAAACCACGGCGCAGATGGCATCCATTGTGGGCCTGCTGGCATTTCCTCCGGGCCAGCTTCTTTCAGAGGTTGCCGTGGGTCTGTTGTATATCGCTGCGGTTTTAACGCTCTGGTCTATGGGGCTTTACATCAAAGCGGCTTGGCCGGATTTGTTCCCCGAAGAGGACTAA